The genomic interval TCCTGGTGTTCGGCAGGCGACTTCAACAATTGGGGCACTGGAGTGCCGACGACGCACTAGAGGCTCAAGATGAAATCGCCCGTGCACAGGCTGAACCAGGTTGCTACTGGGTTGGACCAACCTTGTTGGAGGTCCTGGCGCGACGACTCTGAAAGCGAACTCGGCACAATGAACTCACTCTCCCTCGAGACATGGGTTGGTCCGCTGCTGACATCCCGAACCAGCAGGGGCGCATTGCCTTGATCACCGGAGCCAACAGCGGCCTGGGCCTCGAAACCGCGCGAGCCTTGAAACGCTGCGGGGCAACCGTGGTGCTGGCGTGCCGCAGCCCCCGCAAAGCGGAGACGGCCAAACAAGATTTGCTGCAGGAGCGGGATGGAGGTGCGGTGGATCTGGTGGATTTGGATCTAGCGGACCTGGCCAGCGTCCAACGGGCGGCGAACTGTATCGGCGAGCGCTACGGCTGCCTCGATCTACTGATCAACAACGCTGGAGTGATGGCGCCGCCGCGCCGGAGCACCGCCCAGGGGCATGAACTGCAGTTCGGTGTGAATCACCTGGGGCACATGGCCCTGACCCAGGCGCTACTGCCGCTGATGCAGAACCGGCCCGACCCCCGGGTTGTGACGGTGACCTCCGGGGCCCAGTACTTCGGCAAGATCCACTGGGACGACCCCAGTTGGAGCAAGGGCTACGACCGCTATGGGGCCTATGGCCAAAGCAAACTTGCCAATGTGATGTTTGCCCTCGAGCTGGATGCACGCCTGCGCGAACAGGGCAGCCCCATCGGCTCACTGGCCGCCCATCCAGGCATCGCACGCACCGAACTGCAACCCACGGCGATCGCCAGCGTTGGCAATCGCTTGGAGGCCCTGGCCTACCGGCTGATGGATCCCTTGTTTCAAAGCGCCAGCATGGGCGCCCTGCCGCAACTGCATGCCGCCACCGCAGCGACAGCGCAGGGTGGCGAGCACTACGGCCCTGAGCAGTTCGGTGGATTGCGGGGTGCACCGGCGCTCTGCCGTGTTGCCCCAGCAGCGAATCAACCTGCCGAACGGCAGCGGCTCTGGAGCTTGAGCGAGCAGCTGATCGGTGGCTGAATCCAGCGCTGGGTTGCAGCGGTTGGCCCCCTTCGTTCTGGGCCGGGCCCGACGTGGCGTCGTGGGATCCAGTCGCTATGCCCAACGGCTGCGCAGTGCTGTGCTCGAGGCCGCCAGAGACCCGCAACGCCAGCCAGTGCTGATCAGCGGTGAGCCCGGCCTGGAAAAAGACAATCTCGCCGCCCTGGTGCACTACGGATCAGCGGAACGACGCCGTCTGCTGGTGCGACTAGATGCCAGTGATCTGCAGGGCAGCACGCTCAACCTGCTGAATGAGCTCGGATCCAGCACCCTGTTGGTGAGCGGCATGGACCGCATCGACAACGAGCTCCAGCAACGCTTGATCGCGATGGCCCGTGGCGAAGTGCCAGGGTTCCATGGTCGTGTGCTGTTCACCAGCGAAGCCGCCATCCCGGCTCTCGATGGCCTGGTGCGAGCCATCCGCGTACCTCCCTTAAGGGTGCGCCGAACCGACCTGGGGGACTGGCTGCGTTACCGGCTGAGACTGCAGAGCCCTGGACTCGGTTGGAACCAACCACCAGCCCTGCCCGACAGCGTGGTGCGACGGCTTCAGAACCACGATTTCGCCAACAACCTGCGCGAACTCGAAGCGATGGTCGATCGCGCCTTGCGTCAGGCGCGTCAGCAAAGTCAAGGCGAGCTTCCACCATTGCTTCCCGAAGAGGTCTTCTGGACCGAAGACAAAGCACGGCGCACCCGTTTTGACGTTTGGCGCTGGAAACCGCAGTTGCGGGAGTGGATGCGCGCACCGGTGCTCTGGAACACGCTGCTGTTCGGCCTGGTGAGCTGGCTGTTCGTGGCTGTGAACCTGGCGCTCTGGCTTGGCCCCCAGGAGCGCGCAGCCAATCCGATGCTGACCCTGTTCTGGGCTTGGTGGTGGCCTTTGATCCTGCTGAGCTACCCGCTGGTGGGTCGACTCTGGTGCTCGATCTGTCCATTCATGGTTTGGGGAGAAATCGTCCAACGGATCACTCCATGGCGAAAAAGGAGTTGGCCCCATGGAGACCTGGACCGCTGGGGAGCTCCTGCTCTAGCCGCCGGGTTTGCCGCAATTCTCCTGTGGGAAGAGGTCTGGAACCTTGAAGACACCGCCTGGCTGAGCAGCTGCCTGCTGTTACTGATCACGGCCGGGGCCGTGATCAGCTCAACGGTGTTCGAAAAACGCTTCTGGTGCCGATACCTCTGTCCCGTCGGAGGCATGAACGGACTGTTCGCCAAACTCTCGATCCTTGAATTGCGGGCTGAAGTCGGCACCTGCAGCGGCAGCTGCAGCAGCTACGCCTGTTTCAAG from Synechococcus sp. UW69 carries:
- a CDS encoding oxidoreductase, with the translated sequence MGWSAADIPNQQGRIALITGANSGLGLETARALKRCGATVVLACRSPRKAETAKQDLLQERDGGAVDLVDLDLADLASVQRAANCIGERYGCLDLLINNAGVMAPPRRSTAQGHELQFGVNHLGHMALTQALLPLMQNRPDPRVVTVTSGAQYFGKIHWDDPSWSKGYDRYGAYGQSKLANVMFALELDARLREQGSPIGSLAAHPGIARTELQPTAIASVGNRLEALAYRLMDPLFQSASMGALPQLHAATAATAQGGEHYGPEQFGGLRGAPALCRVAPAANQPAERQRLWSLSEQLIGG
- a CDS encoding 4Fe-4S binding protein, whose translation is MAESSAGLQRLAPFVLGRARRGVVGSSRYAQRLRSAVLEAARDPQRQPVLISGEPGLEKDNLAALVHYGSAERRRLLVRLDASDLQGSTLNLLNELGSSTLLVSGMDRIDNELQQRLIAMARGEVPGFHGRVLFTSEAAIPALDGLVRAIRVPPLRVRRTDLGDWLRYRLRLQSPGLGWNQPPALPDSVVRRLQNHDFANNLRELEAMVDRALRQARQQSQGELPPLLPEEVFWTEDKARRTRFDVWRWKPQLREWMRAPVLWNTLLFGLVSWLFVAVNLALWLGPQERAANPMLTLFWAWWWPLILLSYPLVGRLWCSICPFMVWGEIVQRITPWRKRSWPHGDLDRWGAPALAAGFAAILLWEEVWNLEDTAWLSSCLLLLITAGAVISSTVFEKRFWCRYLCPVGGMNGLFAKLSILELRAEVGTCSGSCSSYACFKGGPADGEGLATEGCPLGTHPAHLSDNRNCVLCMTCTQACPNRSVQLRLRPPAADLQRNMQAPDGERGLILVLAGGLCLHNWQRLLGWLPLAPSSLHEGPLLARLSFAALALVLPAAAGLWLKRRWLYAGLPLLWALLLARHLPIGMAEAGTVLPDGWPQWSADPHVIGFCQSVVVLIGWVGAVILSRRLLDLNRRAWVRGTMVLLLVSLSGRWLVAL